AACCCTCACGTCGTCTCCGTGCTCGAGGATGGCGAGGCCACGCTGCCGGCGGTCGAGGAACTGGACCTGGTCACCAAGCCTGTGGTCGAGCCCGCGCTCGAATCGGACCAGAACGCCGAGTTCGTGCGCGTCGAAAGCCGCGATGAGGCGGCGAACCACGGCAAGGCCACCATGCGTGTCAACGAGCGCGGCTGCGGCGAGACGCTCTCCTGCGGCACGGGCCTGTGCGCCACGGCCATCACCCTGCGCGCCAAAACCGGCGTCGACCATTGGGACATCCGCGTGCGCGGCGGCCTGCTGCGCGTCGACGTGAGCGACGACGACGTGCGTCTGACCGGCTCGGCGACCATCGTGGCGAAAGTCGAGCTGCTCGACCGGTGATTCGGTCGTTTGACGCTCGATTCCGACCGCTTGGTCCAGGATTCAGGCCGTTTGGCCGATAATTTCAGCTTTCAGGTCAAGTAGCCCCGTCGTTATGGTTTTCGCGAGGTTTTTCGCAAGGTTTCCGAGAATTTTCCTGAACGCATAAACGTATAGACGAGACGAGAACAAGCAAGACAAAAACGGCACCATACCAAGTAAAACCCTGGTATGGTGCCGTTTCTACGTTTCCATCCACGTCGCCGTGGACGTGAAGGCGATCAGGCGAAGATGGCCGCGCCCTCGTTGACGAAGATAAGCGCGATGATGGCGAGGATCCAGACCACGTCCACCATCAGGTCGTAACGCATGCGGTAGTAGGTGTTGAGCGCCTTGGCGTTGCGCGGGATATGCTGCACGGTCACCGTGGCGTGCGAGGTCGCCATGAACATGAAGGTCGTGGCGAACATCATGGTCATGCACCACGGGCACAGGGCGCGGATGACGAACATCGACTGGGTGAAGAGCCAGTAGGCGTAGCACAGCGCCGCCACGCTGCCGAGCCAGGTGCACAGGTTGAACCAGTGGGGCAGCTTGCTGCCGGTGAGCCCGATCACCGCGATGGTGATGAAGACGCTGTAGGCGGCGATGCCGAAGAAGGCGTTCGGGAAGCTCAGGCCGCCGAACTTGATGATCTCGGCTTGCCACGATTCGGCCACGGTGGAGCAGGAGAGCACGGAGTTGACGTCGCAACCCAACGCCTTGTTGGGGTTACGCGCGAGCTTCAGGGTGTCGGCGGCCAGCATCAGCGAGGCGAAAAGGCCGACGGCCGCGGCGATGAGCATGATCAGATAGTTCCATATATTGCCATGGAAGAAACCGGTCGGCTTCTTGCGTTGCGTGAGCTGCTGCTGCACGCCCATGGGCATTCCGGCCCCCTGCGCCTGTGTCGGTATCTGGTCTTGCGGCACCTGCGTCTGCAGGTTCTTAACGGCATCGACACTGTGTTTGTTCGACATGCTATATCTCCGACTTTCTACTCATCTTCAAATATCTCCCAGATTCTTGGCTTACGATGGGGAACATGACTCGACACGTTCCGCCTCACGATCGCAATTGCGCCAACGGTTGGGATTTGCACTGCCATACAGTTTATTCCGATGGTACCAAAACCCCTGCAGAATTGATAACTCTTGCTCACGACCTTGGACTGCATGGAGTGGCCATCACCGACCACGACACCACCGCCGGTTGGGCGGACGCGGCCAGACAGGCCGAGGCCGTGGGATTGCCGCTGCTGCGTGGCACCGAGATCACCGCCGAGGACGGGGCCGTCTCCGTGCACATGCTCGCTTACCAATACGACCCCAAAAACGAAGCCATCACCGAGCTGTTCCGCGCCACCAGGCTCGCCCGCGTCGAACGTGCCAAGCGCATGGTCGCCAGGCTCGCCGAGGATTTCCCGATCAGCTGGGAGAGCGTGACCGCCCAGGCGAAGCAAGGCAAGAAGACCACCGTCGGCCGGCCGCATATGGCCGACGCGCTTGTGGCCGCCGGGGTCTACGCCACCCGTTCGGACGCGTTCGCCGGCGCCATTTCGGGGACGAGCAAGTATTACATTCCGACGCCTTCTCCCAGCACCCACGAGGTGGTGCGCACGGTGCGCGAGGCCGGTGGCGTGAGCGTCATCGCGCACCCCGGCGATCGCGCCCGCAACCGTGTGCTGCTCAGCGACAGGCAGATCAGGGACCTCGCGGCCGAGGGTCTTGGCGGGCTCGAGGTCTGGCATCGCGGCAACGACGAGGAGCAGCGCCGCCGTCTGCTCGGCCTCGCCGACGAGCTGGGTCTTTTGGTCACTGGGGGCTCGGACTGGCACGGCGCCGGCAAGCCGAACCTGTTGGGGGAGAACCTCACCGACGACGCCACCGTCGCCGAGATCGTCCGCCGTGGCGCGATTCCACTGGTGGGCTGAAGGTCGGGCTGAGAGGCCGGGCTGAGGAACCGTGCTGAGACGGCTGGTTTGGCTGGGTCGGCCGCCCAATCCGATGGAAGCCAGTTGACCGGTTGGTTTCTGATTCCGTTCATCGCTGCCCTGCCGGAGACCGTTTTTAGGCATGGGCTGTCGGCGATGCTGGAAACCGGCCAGTGAGACGTTGCTAATGGCCGGTTTTGTGTATATCGGAATGTGGGTGCTGGAAACCGGACTATTGGGCCGTGTCAGTGGCCTGTTTTGGGCATGAGGTGGTGGAATTACGACAATGTGGGGCGCGCAACCCGTTCATTCAGGTTGCGCGCCCCACATTCATAACGTTTGTTTCACACAATTGCCGTCATCGCGCCGATGTGGAGCGTGACGGTCTGGGCGTTAGATATTAGTTGCCTATCAGAGGGCGCCGAAGCCGACCGCATGCTTGGTCTCGGAGCCGATCATGGCGTAGCCAAGGGCGCCGGCGGGCACGATGATGTGGCGGCCCTTGTCGTCGACCAGGTCGATCGGCTCGCCCTTCGTGACGGCCTGGCGCACGGCGTCGCCCACCTTCTCGGCGCTGTCGTCGGTGGTGAAATTGACCGGGCGGGCCACATTCTGAATGCCGAATTCGACGTCCATGGATTGCCTCTTTCTGTTTGGTGTTGTTGTATAGGTTCATTGTGCCCGTCGCCGCGCCATTTCGCTGGTGGCGAGGTCGCCGCCGGTTTGTCCGTGGTCGGGAGAGCGGGGTGGACGATTATGGGATTGACGAAGTCCTGATTATCGCCGCTCAGTCCGCCATATCATGCGCATCGAGCGGCGACATAGCTTCATGTCCTCACGATTGGTCGGATGCCGAAGACTGCTTCTTGCCGTCGTCTTCCGCGTCGGCGTCGCTGTCATCGTCGTCAGAAGTGTCGTCAATTTTCGATTCCGCTTCGTCGATATCTTCCGAAGAGTCATCGTCAATGGTGCCGTCGGATTCGTCAGCGGTAGCATCGCCGTCGCGAGCGGTTTCATCCTTCAGCGTATTGCCTTCGGAGTCACTGTCACTGGCGTCATCGCCCAAGCCGTCGTTGGTGGCGTCGTCAGCGTCGCCTTCGTCATCGGTCTCGGGAATCGCCATGCTCATCTGCACGGCCACCTCGGCCTCGCCCGTCGAATCCTCCAAGGCCTCGTCGCTGGCTTCGGCATCGGCCTTGGAATCGAGATCATCATGATGCTCGGCCTGCTCGTGCTCATGCTCCTCGTATTCCTCAAGCCCGATCTGCGCGTCGTGCAACGCACGCTCCTGGCGCTCGAGCAGTGGGATGAGCATGGTCGGGGCGGCGCTATCAGCGTGCTCCTTCTCATCGTGGCCTTGCCCGCCAAGCTCGGAAGACGAATCGCTCGAGGCGTCGTTGATGGAATCCTTGCCGGCCTGGGTGAGCACCATGGTGGCGCTCGAGGAGGGGGAGGGCATGTCGGGGTAGGGGCGTGACGCTTTGGCGCTGGAAGCGGCGACCGGGTGGCTCTCGGTGGAATCCGAAGGCTGGTTACGCAGCACCTCGGCCGAACCGGTGCGGTCGGTCTCGCCGGTCGCGTCATCGGCGAACAGTTCGCCGGAATCGCTGGAACCAAGCGGGTTCGAGGCGTTGGTGTCGTCGTTCTCGTCGTTGGAATTCGCGGCCGCGTTCTGATGGGCCACGGTGGCGGCGATGGTGGCGCTCGAGGCCGAGGTGGCGCGGTTGGTCACGACGGTGAGCTGGTGGGCCAGATGCTCCACCTGCGCCTTGAAACGCATGATCTTGGTGTTGTCGGCCTGGTTCAGGGCCTCGATGAACTCGCCGACCTGCTCCATCTGCAGCCACAGGTTGGCGCGCAGCATGATGAGGTCGTCGATGCGCGAGCCCATCATGCGCCCGTAGGAGCCCATGAGCGCGCTGCGGTGCGGCTCGTCCATCTTGGCGAACATCCACGCCAGGTCGCGCGCCGGGTCGTTGATCTGCATGTTCTGCCAGTTGCTCACCTCGGTGATCGAGGAGCCGGAGAAGATGAAATCGCCATCCTGGAATCCGCCGTGCACCAGGCAGGTGGAGAAGGACCACAGCCCCTCCGTCTCGATGACCTGCGCCCAGCTCGAGGTGATGGCGGGCGGGATGTGCCCGGCCTGCTGCAGACGCTGGATCCAGCCAGTCAACTGCGCGCGGATCTGCCCGGTGGTGAAGGCCGAGTAGTGGTTCTCGGTCAGGAAACTGGAACGCTGGCGGTGGATGGCGCCGATGGCGGTGCCCACGCTCGAGGCGTCCTCGAGGGTCAGCAGATCGAGCTGTCGTGCCTCGCCCTCGGCATACGGGGTCACCAACACGGCGTAGTCGCCGGTCGGGCTTTTCTCGCCCGCGTCGCGGAAGGCCAGAGCGCGGTCGAGCGCGAAGCCGAGCCCGCCCACCTCACGTGAGCGCTCGAGGGTTCGCGCGGCCTTGGCGCGCTGGCGGAGGCGCTTGCGTCCGGCATCCTCGTCGGAGGCGAAAACGTCATAGCAACGGCCCGAGGCATCCTGCACCACGGCGTGGGTGATGCCCATGCGATCGTCCGTGGCGCTGTCCTGCCCGCTTTCGCGCACGCCGGCCACGGCGACGCTGGGCATGGCGGCGGAGGCGAGCGCCGCCAGCTTGAAGTTCTTCGGTAAAGTCACACATTAAGACTAATACATCGTATGTCCTTAAGGCCCCTTGAGACCCGCTGTGGCTTGGGTTTCGCCGGGGTGGGACCAGCCCCGCTGGCACAATGGAGGCCATGACGGAACAAGCGGGGGAGATGCTCGAGGGCCTCGATGAGGCGCAGCTGGCGGCGGCCACGGCGCTCGGCGGCCCGGTGCGCATCATCGCGGGCGCGGGGGCGGGCAAGACCCGCACGGTCACCCGCCGCATCGCCTATGCGTGCAAAAGCGGCAAGTGGGAGGCCGGCCGTACGCTGGCGGTCACCTTCTCAATCAGGGCCGCCAACGAGATGAAGAAGCGCCTGGCCACGTTGGGTGTGGGTGGCGAGGTCACCGCCGCCACCTTCCATTCCGCCGCGCTGCACCAGCTGCGTCAGGTGTGGACGGAGATCACCGAGGCGCCCTTCCCGCGCGTCGCCACCGACACCAAAGACATCATCAACCGGGCGGTGACGCGCGCCACCGACTCCGACCAGTTCGACGAGATGACCAACCGCAACCTGCTCGCCGAGATCAACTGGGCCAAGGTCTCGCTCATCGCGCCCGACGATTACGCGCGTGTCTGCGCCGCCACCCACCGCACACCTCCCGCCGGCCTCGACCCCGAGCGGTTCGCCGAGATCTACGTGGCCTACGAGCAGGAGAAGACGGCTCGTGGGGAGATGGACTTCAACGACATTTTGCTCTTGGATTGCCACGTGCTCGACGCCTTCGACGAGCAGGCCGCGCAGATCCGCCGCTCCGTCGGCTGGCTCACCGTCGACGAGTACCAGGACGTCTCGCCCCTGCAGCACCGGCTCATGCAACTGTGGCTCAAGGGCAACCGCAACGTGTGCGTGGTGGGCGACCCGGCCCAGACCATCTATTCCTTCGCGGGGGCCTCGAGCTATGGCCTGCTGCATTTCGCCGACGAGTTCGGCCCGCTGAGCGCCGACATCGATTTGAACACCGATTACCGCTCCACCCCGCAGGTCGTCTCCTGCGCCAACCGCGTGCTGGCCTCGGCGCCCAACCGTGAGGATTACCTGCGCCTCGTCTCGCCGCGCGGCAAGGGCATGCGCGTGGTGAAGACGGTCTACGACGATGACGACGAGGAGGCGCGTGGCGTGGCGCAACGCATCGCCCGCTTCGTCGCCGACGGGGCCAAACCTTCGGATTGCGCGGTGCTCACGCGGCTGAATGCCCAGCAGCAGGTGGTCGGGCGTGCGTTGAAGGGGCAGGACCTGCCCTACCGCACCAGGCGTGACGCCGGCTGGCGGCAGTCGGCGTTGGGGGAGACCGACCAGGCCAAGCGCGACGCGTTGGAGGCGCTCAATCTGCGGGCCGAGCCGGGGGTCACCATCTCGACCATCCACGCGGCCAAAGGCCTCGAGTTCAAGCATGTCTTTCTGATCGGCTGCTCCGAAGGGCTGCTGCCATATGGCTCGCCGGCCCCGGGGCCCGACCTTGAGGAGGAGCGGCGGCTGATGTACGTCGGCGTCACCCGCGCCGAGGACTCGTTGCACATCTCGTACGCGCGCAGCAAGGACCCGGCCTCCACCTTCGCCCGCACCCCGAGCCGGTTCATCTAATAGCCAGAGACGTATACGTCTCGTTGGTGTCGATAGAGTATCGAGGCAATATTTAGGCGGTATCCAGATGGTGTCTGGGTACCGCCTAAATCGTATTTACATATTTATCTGACGTCTAACGGGACGGCTCAGCTTTCGGCTGGCTTGTCGCCGTCGGAGTCGGCATCGGCGCTGGGATTGCTGGAATCGCCGCCGTCGTCGGAACCGGAATCGCCGCCGTCGTCAGGCTTGCCATCAGCCGAGTTGCTGCCATCGTTCAAATCATCGCCGTCGGTCGAGTCGGCGTCATCGTCATGATGGGCGTTGTTCTCGTCGTCCAGCAGCTTGCTGAGCTCCGCGTCCCAATCGATATGCGAGCCTGATTTGCCGGAGCCCGAATCCGCGCCGTTGGCCGTGGATTCGCCAGTTCCGTTCGTCGTGGCCTCGTCGGCCTTCGAATCCGCGTCCTCGCCAACGCCTGCCGCCTCAGCACCACCGGCGATCGCGCCGTCACGGTCGGGGTCGGGCAGCTTCGGCAACAGGTCGGGGTGCGACCACATCTCATCGCGCGCCACGTCGCCCTGCTCGGCGGTGATCTTCTCCCAAACGGAGGCCGCCTCGCGCATGCGCTTGGGGCGCAGCTGCAGGCCCAGCAGGTTCTCGAAGGTCTGCTCGGCCGGGCCGCCCACCGCGCGCTCGCGGCGCACCATCTCGCGCAGCTGGTCGATATGCGGCAAGTGGGCCATGCCGGCCCGCCAGGTGACGCAATCCACCCAGCCCTCCACCAGCGCCAGCAGCGTCTCGAGGCTCTCCATGGCCTCCTTCTGCTCGGGGGTGTCGGGGATGCCGACCTTGGTGAGGTCCACGGCCCCGGAGATCGACTCGGGGTCCATCGAGGTGGCCTCGCGCAGCTGCTCCTCCACCGCGTCAAGGTCGATGTTGACGCCACGCGCGTACTTGCCGATCAGCGCCTCGAAACGCGGCATGAGCCACGGCACATGCGCGAAGAGCCTGGCGTGTGCCACTTCCTCGAGGGCCAAAAAGGCGAGCACCTCGGCCTGGTCGATCTGCAACGATTTCGCGTATTCCACGGCGTTCTGCGCGATGAGCGCGCCGGCCGGGTTCTTCTGCAGCGCGATGCCCTGGTCGAAGCTGCCGCGCACCTCGTGCGAGAGGTTGCCGGCGGCGTGCCCGAGCTGCATCGAATAGGCCATGTTGCCCACCATGCGCATGATCTGCGCCGGGTCCTTCATGCTGTCGGGGATCTGGATGGGGATCGGCCCCGCGAAAACGCCCGCGATGCTGCCCTCGCCGAAGCTGTCGCCGAAACGTTCGGAGATCACCGCGGAGAGCGCGTCGCTCATCGACTGCTCCACCGGGCTGGCGAACTTCGCCCACGAGTCGATGGTGGCGTTGACCCAGTCGGCGCGGGTGAAGGCCTGGGGCGTGCCCGGCGCGGGGTCCAGCTCACAGGCCGTGTCGAGCCACAGGTTCGCCTCGGTCATGGCCCGGCGCACCGCCTCGCCGTTCTCGGCGCTCACGGTCTTCTCGCTCGATTCGTCGTTGGCCTGGGTCAGCGCGATGGACGAGGCGAGCTGCACGTTGATCGGCCCCTGCTCGGCCGTGCGCTGCATGTCACCGACGGTGTTGAGCCCGCTCGAGGTGAACGCCTGCATGAGCGCCTGCACCTCCTGGGGCTTCGGCAGACGCGAGAGGTCCTGGCCGAACAGCTGCTCCTTGACCGCGTCGGGCAGGGCGTTGAGCTGGTTGAAGGCCATGTCGCCTTGCACCTGGCCAAAGCATTCGATCAGCCATTGGTGAATCGCGTTCTCGTCCATACCGTTGCTTCCTTTGTGTTGGCTTCGTCGGGCCATACTGTTGCGGCCGTTTGGTAATTCCATGATATTGGTTCGTGTGGTCTTACCCGCGCCCTCTTACGCTGGTAATGAGATTGGCGGTCCGCCGGTCGTGTCGCGCTCTGATGCGCATGTGCAAAGGTTGATGATTATGTCGATAATCGCGTCGATATTCGCTCGATAAAACTATAACGATGGCATGAAAGTGAACGTTTCCGGCATCCACATTCGTCAATGCACAAAACAGACCACTGGCGACATGTAATTGATCCGTTTTAGGCATCTGTGCTTAACCGTGCCTAAAACAGGCCGCTGGTAGTACCCAATCGGTCCGTTTCACGCATCCGTACCACCATATGTCTAAAACAGGCCGGTGGTAGTGTCTGACGGCCTATTCCCGGCATTTGCGCAGGCCCGTGCCGAAAGCGGCCTCCGACGACGCTCGAATAGGCGAGTCTGGGCGCGTGGGCATACTTATGGGTATGGCACGAAATCGGCGGCAAAACGCGCAAGAATCCACAGATTCCCAGACCGAAACGACGGTGGGGCAGGCCCCCATGGCCGAGGCCGTCAGCCCGGTCGCCAGCCAAGCCACCGACCAGGCCGCGCGTCGTGGTCAGTGGCAATCCTTCAAGCGTTATTTCACCCGCCATTCCCTGCGGTATTTCGCCGGCCTCATCTGCGTGGTGCTCTGCCTGGCCGTGCTGGTGCTGCCGAGCCCCTACGTCATCGAGTCGCCCGGCCCCACCCAGGACGTGCTCACCAGCGTCGACGGCAAGCCGGTCATCAAGGTCACGGGCGTCAAGACCTACAAGACCCGCGGCAAGCTCCTGATGCTCACCGCCAACGTGCAGGGCGTGCCCGGCTCCCCGGCCGCGGGCTGGCAGACCCTCGTGGCCTGGATTGACCCGCATGAGGAGGTCCTACCCAGCGAGGCCGTGTTCCCCGTGGGCCAGTCCGAGCAGGACTATGAGAAGGACTCTGGCAAGGAGATGACCGGCTCGCAGGATTCGGCCAGCGTCGCCGCGCTCGACTTCGCCAAGAAGCACGGCATCGATACGGCCGGCGCGAAGGTGAGCATGCACGTCGACGACATCGGCGGCCCCTCGGCCGGCATGATGTACGCGCTCGGGGTCATCAACAAGCTCACCCCCGCCGACGAGACGGGCGGCAAGGTCATCGCGGGCACGGGCACCATCTCCAAATCCGGCAAGGTCGGCAAGATCGGCAGCGTCAGGCTCAAGATGTTGGGCGCCAAGCGCGACGGAGCCACCTGGTTCCTGTCGCCAGCCTCCAATTGCGACGAGGTCGTGGGGCATGTGCCCGGCGGGCTGCGCGACGTGAAGGTCTCCACGCTGGATGACGCCTACAAGGCTGTGAAGGCCATCGGCAGCGGGCACGGCGATTCGTTGCCGCACTGCACCGTCGGCTAGGGGGAGCGTTTCGCGCGGTTGGGCGGCTCGTTCCATCGGGCCCACTCGGCTTGTGTTGGTCATCGGCCGGCGCTCGCCGGAGCCTTGAAGCGCTGTGGTTTCAGGGGAGCGGCGGTGGTCGCCACGTTCGCGACATGCCGTGGCTTCGAGTGTTTCTTTTTGTAATGCATACTTTGTTATTCTTTACTTCTCATTCTGTCTAATTACCGCTGGCGTTTTGGTCACGTCCGGGCTACTGTTCGCACGTATTTGCTATATTGAAACTGTGAATGAAACGGCATCGAAAAACGCTGAGGAATTCGGTTTCCACGCTGGGGACATCGTGCAGGAATGGCTGTGGGATGACGACGTGAGTGAGTCGATTCGACAGAAAATCATGACGCTGACTGGAGAGGATCTTGTCGACGAGGACTATGGCTCCGCGGTCGACGGTGTCATTATTTGGTGGCGTGATGGCGACGACGAGGACGCGTTGTCCGACACCATCGTGGACGCCCATAGTGTGCTTGGTGAGGACGGCCCCCTGTGGGTGCTCACCCCCAAGCCTGGCCGCCCGGGAGCCGCCAGCTCGGTCACCGTGCAGTCCGCGGCGAAGACCGCCGGCATGAACGCGGCCACCCCGCTCACGGTCTCCGAGGACTGGAACGGCATCCACCTGCGCGCCTTCGGCAAAGGCAAGTAAGCCTTCCAAGGCTTGTCTAATCAATAAGATTTTCGTGGTATCGGTTTTAATGTCACCGGTGTCACGAAAAGTTTCATTGAATGGGGACGATTATGGCATCTTCGTGTCTGAACCGTATGTCGAAGAAGCCGATCATGCTTTCTGAAAGTCAGATTCGACAGAAAATTCAGGAAACAGCCAGTCCTTTTGGTGGTGAAGCAAAACTCCGTTCCAAAGAGAAACGTAACATTCTTTCTCTCGATGAGATGTTTGCTTTGCAACGAATAGATAGCCTGAATTATCTATTGACGGGCGAATAGGATATTCGACCAACCCATCTCTGAGTAACAGAGAATATGAAATATAAGTAACCGATTACAGAAATTGGCGTTCATGGATTACTGATTCCATGAACGCCAATTTTTCATCTGTGCTTAGGCGAGCGGCAGCCTGTCACAGGCCGGGGTAGAGGGGGAAGTCCTCGGTGAGCTTGGTGACGCGGGCACGCAGCGCTTCCACGTCGGCGTCCTTTCCGCCGGCCAGAGCGGTGCCGATGATGTCGGCCACCTCCTCGTACTGCGGGGCCGCGAAGCCACGCGTGGCCAGCGCCGAGGTGCCGATGCGCAGGCCCGAGGCCACGGAGGCCGGGCGCGGGTCGAAGGGCACGGTGTTGCGGTTGACGGTGATGCCGCATTCCGCCAGCAGGTTCTCGCCCTGCTGCCCGTCCATCTCGCTGTTGCGTAGGTCGACCATCACCAGGTGCACGTCGGTGCCGCCGGTCAGAACGGTGATGCCCTGCGCTTTCACATCGTCGGCGTTGAGGCGGTCGGCCAGGATCTTCGCGCCCTCGAGCGTGCGCTCCATGCGATGTTTGAACGCCTCGGTGCCGGCGACCTTGAAGGCCACGGCCTTGGCGGCGATGATGTGCATGAGCGGCCCGCCCTGCTGGCCGGGGAAGACGGCGGAGTTGATCTTCTTGCCGTATTCCTTCTTGGCCAGGATGAAGCCGGAACGCGGCCCGCCGAGCGTCTTGTGCGCGGTGGAGGAGACCACGTCGGCGTAAGGTACGGGGCTCGGGTGCAGCTTGGCCGCCACCATGCCGGCGAAGTGGGCCATGTCGACCCACAGCTTCGCCCCGACCTCGTCGGCGATCTCCTTCAACGCCGCGAAGTCCTCGATGCGCGGGTAGGCGCTCCAGCCGCCCACGATGAGCTGCGGGTGGGTCTCGAGCGCGCGCTGGCGGATGATCTCGGGATCGATCAGGAAGGTGTCGGGGTTCACGCCGTAGGACTCGGCATGGTAGAACTTGCCCGAGAAGTTCATCTTGGTGCCGTGGGTCAGGTGGCCGCCATGGTCGAGCGCGAGGCCCAGCACGGTGTCGCCCGGCTTGATGAGCGCCTGGTAGACGGCGGCGTTGGCCTGCGCGCCCGAATGGGGCTGCACGTTGGCGAACTCGGCGCCGAAGAGCTCCTTGGCGCGGTTGCGGGCCAGCGTCTCCACGCCGTCCACGAACTCGCAGCCGCCGTAGTAGCGGCGCCCGGGGTAGCCCTCGGCGTACTTGTTGGTCAGCACGGAGCCTTGCGCGTCAAGCACGGCGCGGGGCACGAAGTTTTCGGAGGCGATCATCTCAAGGCCGTTCTGCTGACGCTTGAGCTCGTCATTGATGAGCGACGAGATTTCGGGGTCCGCTTGTGCGATGGGTGCGTTGAACATGTCCGACGAGCTCTGCACAACCGCTGGGTTGGATGTGTCGGTTTGGTATTGTTCAGCCATTTCAGACTCCTTTTAT
This Bifidobacterium sp. ESL0790 DNA region includes the following protein-coding sequences:
- a CDS encoding ATP-dependent helicase yields the protein MEAMTEQAGEMLEGLDEAQLAAATALGGPVRIIAGAGAGKTRTVTRRIAYACKSGKWEAGRTLAVTFSIRAANEMKKRLATLGVGGEVTAATFHSAALHQLRQVWTEITEAPFPRVATDTKDIINRAVTRATDSDQFDEMTNRNLLAEINWAKVSLIAPDDYARVCAATHRTPPAGLDPERFAEIYVAYEQEKTARGEMDFNDILLLDCHVLDAFDEQAAQIRRSVGWLTVDEYQDVSPLQHRLMQLWLKGNRNVCVVGDPAQTIYSFAGASSYGLLHFADEFGPLSADIDLNTDYRSTPQVVSCANRVLASAPNREDYLRLVSPRGKGMRVVKTVYDDDDEEARGVAQRIARFVADGAKPSDCAVLTRLNAQQQVVGRALKGQDLPYRTRRDAGWRQSALGETDQAKRDALEALNLRAEPGVTISTIHAAKGLEFKHVFLIGCSEGLLPYGSPAPGPDLEEERRLMYVGVTRAEDSLHISYARSKDPASTFARTPSRFI
- a CDS encoding DUF3052 domain-containing protein, which codes for METVNETASKNAEEFGFHAGDIVQEWLWDDDVSESIRQKIMTLTGEDLVDEDYGSAVDGVIIWWRDGDDEDALSDTIVDAHSVLGEDGPLWVLTPKPGRPGAASSVTVQSAAKTAGMNAATPLTVSEDWNGIHLRAFGKGK
- a CDS encoding phosphotransferase; its protein translation is MTLPKNFKLAALASAAMPSVAVAGVRESGQDSATDDRMGITHAVVQDASGRCYDVFASDEDAGRKRLRQRAKAARTLERSREVGGLGFALDRALAFRDAGEKSPTGDYAVLVTPYAEGEARQLDLLTLEDASSVGTAIGAIHRQRSSFLTENHYSAFTTGQIRAQLTGWIQRLQQAGHIPPAITSSWAQVIETEGLWSFSTCLVHGGFQDGDFIFSGSSITEVSNWQNMQINDPARDLAWMFAKMDEPHRSALMGSYGRMMGSRIDDLIMLRANLWLQMEQVGEFIEALNQADNTKIMRFKAQVEHLAHQLTVVTNRATSASSATIAATVAHQNAAANSNDENDDTNASNPLGSSDSGELFADDATGETDRTGSAEVLRNQPSDSTESHPVAASSAKASRPYPDMPSPSSSATMVLTQAGKDSINDASSDSSSELGGQGHDEKEHADSAAPTMLIPLLERQERALHDAQIGLEEYEEHEHEQAEHHDDLDSKADAEASDEALEDSTGEAEVAVQMSMAIPETDDEGDADDATNDGLGDDASDSDSEGNTLKDETARDGDATADESDGTIDDDSSEDIDEAESKIDDTSDDDDSDADAEDDGKKQSSASDQS
- a CDS encoding S16 family serine protease produces the protein MARNRRQNAQESTDSQTETTVGQAPMAEAVSPVASQATDQAARRGQWQSFKRYFTRHSLRYFAGLICVVLCLAVLVLPSPYVIESPGPTQDVLTSVDGKPVIKVTGVKTYKTRGKLLMLTANVQGVPGSPAAGWQTLVAWIDPHEEVLPSEAVFPVGQSEQDYEKDSGKEMTGSQDSASVAALDFAKKHGIDTAGAKVSMHVDDIGGPSAGMMYALGVINKLTPADETGGKVIAGTGTISKSGKVGKIGSVRLKMLGAKRDGATWFLSPASNCDEVVGHVPGGLRDVKVSTLDDAYKAVKAIGSGHGDSLPHCTVG
- a CDS encoding DUF3107 domain-containing protein, producing the protein MDVEFGIQNVARPVNFTTDDSAEKVGDAVRQAVTKGEPIDLVDDKGRHIIVPAGALGYAMIGSETKHAVGFGAL
- a CDS encoding zinc-dependent metalloprotease yields the protein MDENAIHQWLIECFGQVQGDMAFNQLNALPDAVKEQLFGQDLSRLPKPQEVQALMQAFTSSGLNTVGDMQRTAEQGPINVQLASSIALTQANDESSEKTVSAENGEAVRRAMTEANLWLDTACELDPAPGTPQAFTRADWVNATIDSWAKFASPVEQSMSDALSAVISERFGDSFGEGSIAGVFAGPIPIQIPDSMKDPAQIMRMVGNMAYSMQLGHAAGNLSHEVRGSFDQGIALQKNPAGALIAQNAVEYAKSLQIDQAEVLAFLALEEVAHARLFAHVPWLMPRFEALIGKYARGVNIDLDAVEEQLREATSMDPESISGAVDLTKVGIPDTPEQKEAMESLETLLALVEGWVDCVTWRAGMAHLPHIDQLREMVRRERAVGGPAEQTFENLLGLQLRPKRMREAASVWEKITAEQGDVARDEMWSHPDLLPKLPDPDRDGAIAGGAEAAGVGEDADSKADEATTNGTGESTANGADSGSGKSGSHIDWDAELSKLLDDENNAHHDDDADSTDGDDLNDGSNSADGKPDDGGDSGSDDGGDSSNPSADADSDGDKPAES
- a CDS encoding PHP domain-containing protein produces the protein MTRHVPPHDRNCANGWDLHCHTVYSDGTKTPAELITLAHDLGLHGVAITDHDTTAGWADAARQAEAVGLPLLRGTEITAEDGAVSVHMLAYQYDPKNEAITELFRATRLARVERAKRMVARLAEDFPISWESVTAQAKQGKKTTVGRPHMADALVAAGVYATRSDAFAGAISGTSKYYIPTPSPSTHEVVRTVREAGGVSVIAHPGDRARNRVLLSDRQIRDLAAEGLGGLEVWHRGNDEEQRRRLLGLADELGLLVTGGSDWHGAGKPNLLGENLTDDATVAEIVRRGAIPLVG
- a CDS encoding vitamin K epoxide reductase family protein → MPMGVQQQLTQRKKPTGFFHGNIWNYLIMLIAAAVGLFASLMLAADTLKLARNPNKALGCDVNSVLSCSTVAESWQAEIIKFGGLSFPNAFFGIAAYSVFITIAVIGLTGSKLPHWFNLCTWLGSVAALCYAYWLFTQSMFVIRALCPWCMTMMFATTFMFMATSHATVTVQHIPRNAKALNTYYRMRYDLMVDVVWILAIIALIFVNEGAAIFA
- the glyA gene encoding serine hydroxymethyltransferase; translation: MFNAPIAQADPEISSLINDELKRQQNGLEMIASENFVPRAVLDAQGSVLTNKYAEGYPGRRYYGGCEFVDGVETLARNRAKELFGAEFANVQPHSGAQANAAVYQALIKPGDTVLGLALDHGGHLTHGTKMNFSGKFYHAESYGVNPDTFLIDPEIIRQRALETHPQLIVGGWSAYPRIEDFAALKEIADEVGAKLWVDMAHFAGMVAAKLHPSPVPYADVVSSTAHKTLGGPRSGFILAKKEYGKKINSAVFPGQQGGPLMHIIAAKAVAFKVAGTEAFKHRMERTLEGAKILADRLNADDVKAQGITVLTGGTDVHLVMVDLRNSEMDGQQGENLLAECGITVNRNTVPFDPRPASVASGLRIGTSALATRGFAAPQYEEVADIIGTALAGGKDADVEALRARVTKLTEDFPLYPGL